gctgctgctcgctttataccagccggtcgaatacccaaagttcggcccaatttcccgccgcaggcagtggtactcgcagacgagtgtgatgggattcgttataCGGACTCTACTAACCCCAtgatcagcgagctgaatctggaaataaacagggtagtcaacgaacataggcggaatttgtggctgcaacacttggagcaatgtaacttaggtaccggtttaggcaagctgtggtctactgttaagtcactctcgaaccccggtaaacgggacgacaggacctgtcacttttggcgacgttactgactgatccgaagaggtgAGCCAGGTTGTTCTACCATCAACTTATTGTGCATCCCTagagtgacaaggctaggaggagagccattcgtcgtatccgtggtctccgagccgaaggACAGCTattacaatttaccgtggaagacattacaaatgtcatccgtggcgccaaatcttccaaggcgttggaccccgacggactgatgctgaagaatctgcatCTACCtgaagtcgagtaccttacaactgttcccaacatgtctttgaacactcttatagtacccgatgtctggaagatctacagagtgatcccgctactgaagcctggaaaggacccaagAAAGGAGGATTTGTACAGACCGATACCCCTCCTCTAGcaagtagccaagacgcttaagGGACTAATCGTCCCGagtctcgttggagaatttccattcgctgagcatcagcatggatttcaaaGCACCGCATACAGTTCCCGtcgcttcaatcagcccaggacAAGTGATAGGATGGTCCTCTTGGCACTGGaattatcgaaggcattcgttatcgccaatacgtccctaTAACCAGGTCTGAAACACTGGGTAGCGAGTTATCTgtatggtcgccagtcatttgtggaatttagggataagaaatcgtaGAGTGAAACACGGAGTTTctcaaggcggggtgatatctccggcactgtttaaccacAACCTATACTCCATTCCTAGCCTCCCAGACATAATAGAGACCGAaatatatgcggacgattgtgaCATGACATCAGGCCCCCTCCCAttaatgacatctgcgatagtttAAAAGTCTACCTCAACTCTAACTGCAAGAAGGTATACTTGTATACTCCGAGTCTTCGTTGATAATCCTGTCGTGTAGCATACAGCCTGCCCACAGGGACCGCCCTAAACCGCACGGGGGTCCACCCGTGACGGTGACTGTCGACCCATCCCTTCGTTGTTTAATGCTCCCTCAATATTCTGGAAGGCCGCCATCGCGCACTCCTTCATTTGGATAGACGTCTAGACTGATCGCACCACTTTGTGGAGGGCTGTCTCCTGCGACCTGCACTTGCGTTACGCCTGAAGTTCTCCGACGTCAGACCCTCCCTCACCTTCAAGACTTTCTTGTTAATAAtggctgtgttttatttaagtactatatagtgcagagcaataaaatttgtatgaaaatgataTCTATCTAGAACTTTGTTGTCCTGGATAGATGTCattgtcatacaaatttcattccacTGCACTATAGCTATATCCATACCTATACCTGCTCACAGCTATCAGCAAGcgatgccgcctcagtgtacaacacactgctacaacaacaacaaaaataaaacacagccaatattgttttgtttgttagGCCGAATGCTACGGTTTGTAATAAGCTTAGTTGCTTCCTTACATTTACGATGCACTCATTCTACATTTACGAAACTGATGTCTTATAAGTCAAAATAAGACATCAGTACGGGGATTCACACTGTTAAATTGAGACGTCACACAGTTATTTGTGCCACAATCTAAAGATTTATGAAATAATAGTGCAAACATTTTCAAGATAAACTTAAATCAATAACGAACAAACTAAAACTTCCCaattatccaaatattgaaTTGAGCATAAACTATTATTATTATAGATGTTTACTTACCAACACGGGTCGACGTGCAAGTGGCATGGCCAGTAAGGCAAactatgaaaaaaatatatattaaagttTTAAATGCTTTTTACTAAAAATCGACTTACTGAATGCAAAAAATGGAATCGATTGGCGGTCTCAAAGACTGCTTTTGATTCTGTCTGTTCTTTGGCATCAACAATCTTCACCAAATAATGTTTCCCATAAGCACCCATAATAACTGCTGTTGCTCCACTCAATCCTGCAAGACGCACAAAGTGATAGCTGCTGCCTGCATTCTCCCACAGTTTCAGAGATTTTGGCGGCATGACCACAACATCTTTCACTTGCTGTTTTGGCTTCAAGCCCTTAAGAATAATTAAAATAGATATTACAATACCAAACCAATACTCAAACCAAACTTACGGCTCCGTTGAGAACGGCAGAGGCGGATGTTAGTACGGCCTGACTGATAGGATTTCCTAATGTTAGATAAGTTAAAGTTTCACCCCAAGACATGTTGGCTTATAAATTCTTTTACTTTCTTGCGACTGAAATGACAGTGTTAACATCTAAAATTTGTCTAAACAGCTGATTATTAAATCTCTGCTCCAAACCTCAAGATACTGCGTAGGACGCCGGTCCAACAAAACAGCAAAGTAGATTTAGAGTTTAAACGCAatccatggtacaattaagtgGGTCCTGAACGCAATCAAAGAGTCAAGAGTCAGCGTCAAATTGTTTACATATATTTCATATGGCCATGACATTATTACCAGATAGTGTaccgcaaacagctgagtaaattttttctcgcgaagtgcactatctgtcaacgagttttggttgtgtgtgtgtgtattatagttaagaatcataacacacacaaacaacgaaaaatggcacgaactagtaacatacacaaaatcagagtagcactaatcattgattttgcactcaatattttgttgttgggcaactgccactacctgtaaatgaatatatcttgtcacatggcaaacaaaaaatcgCTGACGTTAGAGTCAGAGACGTGGATTTTGTAGTAAATATTGacttgatccgatattccacacttAAGTAAGAAAACAGTTGttagactttttaaagcgatttggatagttgaacggtaggaactagaaggcatcttccttcttctgttcctggttcctggtatcacaatggacgaaaacatctatgTGTGTGTACAACCAATTAATAAGCATGGTAGCGTGTGTTTCTCAATGCGAAAAAGTCCGCAAAAGTTTTATACGAATAAATTGCTATTGATAGCACTTTTCCTAAATAATTGTgcacatttatttatatttgtgatggttttaaattaataaaataagaatatCAGGCTTTGAgaagaattatttattatttttgtcgaTTCctctttgtgtttttgggtagaGTTGCCAGTTGTCTGTTAACAAGGAAATAGAGATTAACATAATCGTTAGTGCAAACGATTTTTTTGGAACGCGACACTCAAAAACGAAGCACAACGCTCTCATTCTATTTTGGCCTTAAACAGAATTGCGGTATTGGTCGCGATGCAAGTGGCAACCGGCATCCCTAACTGTCCTCTCAGCTGTTTGTTAGAAACGTCTGGTGTAGCCGCTATGTCTGCAGACGATTCACATAACGAATGGTTTAAAATGTAATAATACTGAAAGTATATAAATAGAACatggaaaatattttcggaATTTCCTTAAGAAGATCACTAAGTACGAGCCTGCAGTCGTGGGCCAAACAGGtaccaaataatctaaaggGAAAAAGCAAAAGTTCGCAAGAATGGCTTACGAGACAACTGGCAGATCCTTATGTGGAAAAGGCCAAGATGATGAATTATCGATGTCGAAGTGCTTTTAAGCTTCTGGAAATCGATGATAAGTATAGTATCATAAAGGCAGGAGATTGTATAATAGACTGTGGTGCAGCACCAGGAAGTTGGACTCAAGTTGCTGTAGAAAGATGCAATGCCAATGGAAAGCAGGACAAAAAGCCGAAAGGTTCTGTATACAGCATAGACTTACTACATTTTCATAGTGTTTCGGTATGAGGATACTTTTGAAATTATTTAAGACTtactaattttaatttttttttgaagggtGCCACAATATTTGGAGGTATGGACTTCACAAAAACCGAgagtaaacaaaaaataattaagtcACTTGGAGATAAAGCAGTTAATTGTGTGCTGTCAGATATGGCACCGAATGCTACAGGTGTAAGAATTTTGGATCAAGAAGCAATCGTGAACCTATGTTACGATGTATTGTACTTTGCGGTTATACTGTCAGCGCCTCAAGCTAACCTTGTTATGAAAGTTTGGGACAATGGAGAtgtgccaaaaatggaaaaGGATCTACAACGCTTTTACGACAAAGTAAAACGAGTTAAGCCTCGTTCTAGCAGGGGCGATTCAGCCGAACAATTTTTTGTTGCACGAGGATTTAAAGGAATAGTGAGTCAGGAACGTGCAAAAAAGAGTTAATATAAGAAACAAAGACAGCAGTGTTTTTGTTAACTCTGGAGATAAAAGATGTTatattagctaaaattttccaattaacTAATAgagatatatatgtacatatacatTTGTAACAATATCTGTATCCTGCGAGCAACTCAGAACCTTGCTCTAAATGAAGaaaactgaaaatttgtacagcgAACGTTTCAAATGCATTTATATTTACTGTGGATAAAAAAAGTCGATCTTAGAAGTATGACATCTTTGTTTGTCATCGGGAAGGACtttgaaggactccatcgggtcaatgcaGTACGTAaaaccggctaccatgggattgatgTCTTTGTTGCCCGAGCTTAGTAGACCTCCAAAAGCCCCCTGCATGTTAAGGTTAAGATACTGCACGAATatggaaattcaaaaaaaagtagacaactttagataaaattatttttaagtagcagtctgccatcagattcacttagacgttttcgttcattgtgataccacaggaacagaagaaggaatatgccgtctagttcctaccgttgaaccatccagatcgttttaaaaagcccaattacttgcgaatgttcacatccgctaaatcggacaggttTTCAAGAAGAaagagaaccttaagtggaattccttctgactgctagagcGGGACGCACACACAAAAGTTGTTCTATAGTTTCCTCCTCTTCGatgccctcacagcttctgcaaaagtcgttgctggtaacctccaatctgtcagcatgttttccgattagacagtgacctgtcgtgacggacacaataactaagacgtctgttcaagctaatgacaacaaagcggtagacctcttcaattctagattaggccacaacgttttgaaatgctcacagccccctctttgtgaccatatatctgtcgttgtccttcgggcctggtcctgaaaacttagcttacatgtcgctagaggcatacccataaattccagtttccctggaatgtgtagtgtagttcctagtctcgcaagctcatccattttacaattccctgagtctggtactgccgagatagagatatacaacgtgtatataccgccggttggcagctgtgtcccgattaatggccaggcctacagccccgacataagtgggttgctatctggccatagtcgtctggttctgggggatttcaatgcacatcactcgtcatggcattctcccctaggcaacgaccagcgtggcatagctttggcagagcagatagatagctccacgttttgcacggtgaatgaggatgcccccactaggattacgaggaggtgcagcagctcgccagacatctcaatcgcatcccctgatctcctgagtgacgtatcctggcaagccgtcatctctttggggtcagaccacctccccataatcctcaccatcgaccgaccacccgacttcataacctctgagcgccgaacgttcatcaactataagaaggccaattggactggcttcagagagtataccaatcgccgcttcaatgaactgccac
This Stomoxys calcitrans chromosome 2, idStoCalc2.1, whole genome shotgun sequence DNA region includes the following protein-coding sequences:
- the LOC106081451 gene encoding transmembrane protein 256 homolog, whose protein sequence is MSWGETLTYLTLGNPISQAVLTSASAVLNGAGLKPKQQVKDVVVMPPKSLKLWENAGSSYHFVRLAGLSGATAVIMGAYGKHYLVKIVDAKEQTESKAVFETANRFHFLHSFALLAMPLARRPVLTGSLMAAGTIMFSGPMYYRALTGDKKFTQIATCGGFCLIAAWLSLLF
- the LOC106080924 gene encoding rRNA methyltransferase 2, mitochondrial, which encodes MENIFGISLRRSLSTSLQSWAKQVPNNLKGKSKSSQEWLTRQLADPYVEKAKMMNYRCRSAFKLLEIDDKYSIIKAGDCIIDCGAAPGSWTQVAVERCNANGKQDKKPKGSVYSIDLLHFHSVSGATIFGGMDFTKTESKQKIIKSLGDKAVNCVLSDMAPNATGVRILDQEAIVNLCYDVLYFAVILSAPQANLVMKVWDNGDVPKMEKDLQRFYDKVKRVKPRSSRGDSAEQFFVARGFKGIVSQERAKKS